Proteins encoded within one genomic window of Citricoccus muralis:
- a CDS encoding penicillin-binding transpeptidase domain-containing protein: protein MNQAIRNAWTVTIVLFLVLLGAASYIQVIGAKDLNENEHNSRQIYQQFGSHRGPILVNGTPIAESVQTNSENFEYQRQYNNPELYSGITGFYSLTYGATGLESKLNDVLSGTSDNQFVDRARALFTGEQVEGAQVELTIDQDIQELLYSKLPEGIKASAVATDPSTGRILGMVSRPSYDTNKLAVHSGTQAKANMDQILASGASPYRNSATQDAVAPGSTFKLIDTIAMLESGDYTPDGTLDLPNSIDLPQTQNTISNFGGGICANRNSADLGWIFAQSCNTPFATAAMDLGQDAIRDVAERFGFNQSFEMPLPVQGSSFPTEDIADATLAQSSLGQVDVRASALQMNMVAAGIANGGTVMKPQLVESVRGPDLSLLEEFEPEVFSEATSEDVADDMTQMMRRVVQEGTASTAGSSSVDWAAKTGTAQRGVENDAGEELVNSWITAFAPADDPQIAVTLVYENVPYSTGSSLTVSNMKDIMETVVTQ from the coding sequence GTGAATCAGGCCATTCGCAACGCCTGGACCGTCACCATCGTGCTGTTCCTCGTCCTCCTCGGAGCGGCCTCGTACATTCAGGTCATTGGTGCCAAGGACCTCAACGAAAACGAGCACAATTCGCGCCAGATCTACCAGCAGTTCGGCTCCCATCGCGGCCCGATCCTGGTGAATGGCACCCCCATCGCCGAATCGGTCCAGACCAACTCCGAGAACTTCGAGTACCAGCGTCAGTACAACAACCCCGAGCTCTACTCGGGCATCACCGGCTTCTATTCGCTGACCTACGGTGCCACGGGGTTGGAGTCCAAGCTTAACGATGTGCTCTCCGGCACCTCCGACAACCAGTTCGTCGATCGTGCCCGCGCACTGTTCACCGGTGAGCAGGTCGAAGGCGCCCAGGTCGAGCTGACCATCGACCAGGACATCCAAGAGCTGCTGTACTCGAAGCTACCCGAGGGCATCAAGGCCTCGGCGGTCGCCACCGATCCCTCCACCGGCCGCATTCTCGGCATGGTCTCACGCCCGAGTTACGACACCAACAAGCTGGCGGTGCATTCCGGAACCCAGGCGAAAGCCAATATGGATCAGATCCTGGCCAGCGGTGCCAGCCCGTATCGGAACAGTGCAACTCAAGACGCCGTTGCACCTGGGTCGACCTTCAAACTGATCGACACCATCGCCATGCTGGAATCCGGCGACTACACCCCGGACGGCACCCTCGATCTGCCCAACTCGATCGACCTGCCGCAAACACAGAACACGATCAGCAACTTTGGCGGCGGCATTTGCGCCAACCGGAACAGCGCAGACCTGGGCTGGATTTTCGCCCAGTCCTGCAACACTCCCTTCGCCACCGCGGCGATGGATCTGGGACAGGACGCGATCCGCGACGTTGCCGAGCGCTTCGGATTCAACCAGAGCTTCGAGATGCCCCTTCCCGTCCAGGGATCTTCATTCCCCACGGAGGACATCGCCGACGCCACGCTCGCGCAGTCGTCACTCGGCCAAGTCGATGTGCGTGCCAGCGCTCTGCAGATGAACATGGTCGCAGCCGGAATCGCCAACGGTGGCACGGTGATGAAACCTCAGCTGGTCGAGTCGGTGCGCGGTCCGGACCTGAGCCTGCTCGAGGAGTTCGAGCCCGAGGTCTTCAGCGAAGCCACCAGCGAGGATGTGGCCGACGACATGACGCAGATGATGCGCCGCGTGGTCCAAGAGGGCACGGCGTCGACAGCAGGATCCTCCTCGGTGGACTGGGCGGCCAAAACCGGTACGGCTCAGCGCGGCGTCGAGAATGACGCTGGCGAAGAGCTGGTCAATTCCTGGATCACCGCGTTTGCCCCCGCGGATGACCCACAGATCGCGGTAACACTGGTATATGAAAACGTTCCGTACAGCACGGGCAGCAGTCTGACGGTGAGCAATATGAAAGACATCATGGAAACGGTGGTGACACAGTGA